One Solea senegalensis isolate Sse05_10M linkage group LG21, IFAPA_SoseM_1, whole genome shotgun sequence DNA segment encodes these proteins:
- the macir gene encoding macrophage immunometabolism regulator, giving the protein MSVRMEMDLSGVSRTHVSICPAAEIKATLKPEAERPRCSSTPCSPIKAGYQILHMDSNYLVGFTTGEELLKLAHKWSEGPPEKSPVSEAVPGPVQSAVPKSADLGVHRSSRIFKAKNRYYQPYDIPAANGRRRRRMPSSSEPARSLHSPLPLCLLKGKGAQSKSLDYLNLDKISIKESSDTEVLQYQLQHLTLRGERVFPRNKT; this is encoded by the coding sequence ATGTCTGTCAGGATGGAAATGGATCTCAGTGGCGTTTCCCGGACACACGTCTCCATTTGTCCTGCGGCTGAGATCAAAGCCACGCTGAAACCAGAAGCAGAGAGACCTCGCTGCTCCAGCACGCCGTGTTCCCCCATCAAAGCTGGGTACCAGATCCTGCACATGGACTCCAACTATCTGGTGGGCTTCACCACCGGCGAGGAGTTGCTCAAACTCGCCCACAAGTGGTCCGAAGGTCCCCCGGAGAAGAGTCCAGTATCAGAGGCGGTGCCCGGCCCCGTCCAGAGCGCTGTCCCCAAGTCTGCGGACCTGGGCGTCCACCGCTCATCGAGAATCTTCAAAGCCAAAAATCGCTACTATCAACCGTACGACATCCCCGCCGCTAACGGGCGGAGGCGGCGGCGTATGCCAAGCTCGAGTGAACCTGCCAGGAGCCTGCACAGCCCACTGCCACTCTGTCTGCTCAAAGGAAAAGGCGCCCAGTCCAAGTCTCTGGATTACCTTAATCTGGACAAAATCAGCATCAAAGAGTCGTCGGACACTGAGGTGTTACAGTACCAGCTGCAGCACCTGACCCTGCGAGGAGAGCGCGTGTTTCCCAGAAACAAGACATGA